Proteins co-encoded in one Dasypus novemcinctus isolate mDasNov1 chromosome 6, mDasNov1.1.hap2, whole genome shotgun sequence genomic window:
- the PNLIP gene encoding pancreatic triacylglycerol lipase encodes MLLIWMLLLLLGAVAGREICFPRLGCFSDESPWTGIVQRPLKIFPWAPEDVNTRFLLYTNENPNNFQRLIADKATIEGSNFKTDRKTRFIIHGFIDKGEENWLSNMCKNFFQVENVNCICVDWKDGGRTEYTQASQNTRIVGAEIAYLVQVLQSAFGYSPSDVHIIGHSLGAHAAGEAGRRFNGTIGRITGLDPAEPCFEGTPELVRLDPSDAMFVDVIHTDAAPVVPNLGFGMSQTAGHLDFFPNGGEHMPGCKKNIISQIIDINGIWEGTRDFVACNHLRSYKYYSDSIINPDGFAGFSCASYSVFSADKCFPCPNGVCPQMGHYADRFPGKTNGVSQKFYLNTGDASNFARWRYKVSITLAGRKVTGHVLVSLFGNKGNSKQYEIFKGHLQPGDTHSSEIDSDVEVGDVQKVKFIWYNNVINPTLPRVGASKIMVEKNNGQVFSFCSPETVREDVLLTLTPC; translated from the exons aTGCTGCTAATTTGGATGCTCTTACTGCTGCTGGGGGCAGTGGCAG GAAGagaaatctgcttcccaaggctcGGCTGCTTCAGTGATGAGTCCCCATGGACAGGAATTGTGCAAAGACCCCTCAAAATATTCCCCTGGGCACCAGAAGATGTCAACACCCGTTTCCTCCTCTATACAAACGAAAACCCAAACAACTTTCAG AGACTCATTGCAGATAAAGCAACTATCGAGGGCTCCAATTTCAAAACGGATAGAAAAACCCGCTTCATTATCCATGGATTCATAGACAAGGGAGAAGAAAACTGGCTGTCCAATATGTGCAAA AACTTCTTTCAGGTGGAAAATGTGAACTGCATCTGTGTGGACTGGAAAGATGGCGGCCGAACTGAATATACACAGGCCTCCCAGAACACCCGAATTGTCGGAGCAGAAATAGCGTATTTAGTTCAAGTTCTCCAG TCGGCCTTCGGGTACTCGCCTTCTGATGTGCACATCATCGGCCACAGCCTGGGTGCCCACGCTGCTGGGGAGGCCGGAAGGCGGTTCAATGGGACCATTGGGCGAATCACAG GGTTGGACCCTGCCGAACCTTGCTTTGAGGGCACCCCCGAATTAGTCCGACTGGACCCCAGTGATGCCATGTTTGTGGACGTTATTCACACGGACGCTGCGCCTGTCGTCCCCAACTTGG GGTTTGGAATGAGTCAAACCGCGGGCCACCTAGACTTCTTCCCAAATGGAGGAGAGCATATGCCTGGATGTAAGAAGAACATCATCTCTCAGATTattgatataaatggaatctgGGAAG GAACTCGGGATTTTGTGGCCTGTAATCACTTAAGAAGCTACAAATATTATTCTGATAGCATCATCAACCCTGATGGCTTTGCTGGATTCTCGTGTGCCTCTTACAGTGTTTTCAGTGCA GACAAGTGTTTTCCCTGTCCAAATGGAGTCTGCCCACAAATGGGTCATTATGCTGACAGATTTCCTGGGAAAACCAATGGAGTGAGTCAGAAATTTTATCTAAACACTGGTGATGCCAGTAATTTTGCCC GTTGGCGGTATAAGGTATCTATCACACTAGCAGGAAGGAAGGTTACAGGGCATGTACTAGTTTCTTTGTTTGGGAATAAAGGAAACTCTAAGCAGTATGAAATTTTTAA GGGCCATCTCCAACCAGGTGATACTCATTCCAGTGAGATCGACTCAGATGTGGAGGTTGGGGATGTGCAGAAGGTGAAATTTATTTGGTATAACAATGTGATCAACCCAACTCTACCCAGAGTGGGAGCCTCCAAGATCATGGTGGAAAAAAACAACGGACAAGT GTTCAGCTTCTGTAGTCCAGAAACTGTGCGGGAGGATGTTCTGCTCACCCTCACCCCATGCTAG